gggtttcaccatgttgaccaggatggtctcgatctcttgacctcgtgatccacccgcctcggcctcccaaagtgctgggattacaggcttgagccaccgcgcccggccttgcccagtttttcaaggagcagagggagggtgtgagggggagagggTCTGGAGAGTTCCCgctcatctgagggtgatgggaaaggagtgtcacttgggcctcccacgggctgtgagaaaagctcttccttgttggtgggaggcctcgaggccaaggcgggtgtgggggccccatggcccagctggttggagaacctcacagctcccaggcccttctccccctccagcctccctgtcctttgctgtcctgtcgctggtgaacaccctgtataaccgaggatttgactgtggggatgactccatccggtacccctatcgtccagacaccatcacccttgggTTCTGGCCGGGGTCACCACCACGGCCACCGTCGtccttgtaaggcaggaggggttcagagggacaggtAGTGGGCAGGATGGGGCACAGCCTAACCCtggttcctgatgggggtggcctggaggtctgtggggagctgggggacacagccttgccccgagtggtacttgtgggtaataggaaccccgttttgtattttgagatggagttttgctcttgttgcccagtttggagtgcaatggcaggatctccattcactgtaacctccgcctcctggattcaagtgattctcttgcctcagtctcccagtagctgggactacaggcgtgctaatttttgtatttttagtagagacaggtttctccctgttgctcaggctggtcttgaacgcccgacctcaggtgatactcccgcctcagcctcccacagtgctgggctggcagacgtgagccaccgagcccagctaggacacctttagagtccccagctctacagcagccttggggaggcccgtggggaggattgaggcccactaagggcccatgggctgaccaggaccccctctggtcaccgtggctgccccacacgcaggtctcggcgggagaagcctacctggtgcccACAGACTGGAtctattcctgctctgacttcaataattacaTGGCTGtcgtgtacaaggtgctggggaccttcctcttcggggcggctgtgagccagtctctgacgtacctggccaagtacacgatcggccacctgcaccccaacttcctggccatctgtgaccccgaGTGGAGCTGGGTCAACTGCTCGGTCTACGTGCAGCTgcagagcgtgtgcaggggaaacgCTGCTGGCGTCATCGAGGCCAGGTGAGTGTGGAcgagcagccttcactctgggggcagtgggaactgaagaagccgcagaagccagatgattaggagccagcaggcagggggtcaggcaggagtggggcctcagggctccagaTGCCCCGCAGACAGCGGGAGGCCGCGGGGAGCGTGCTGTCTCCGTTGAGTCTCAGCACTGCCCTCTTCTGCGCTGTCGTCGtcgtcgtcttttttttttttttttttttaataaagatgggttttcaccatggtggccaggctggtcttgaattcctgaccacaggtgatccacccaccttggcctcccaaagtgctaggattacaggcgtgagccaccacgcccagccatgcgctgtcttcttaccatttctactgataggtccttaaacgtttcaactcatcgttgtcctttttaaaaaaatcaaaatgttgactgacaagcctagggtaatgtcagaccaaaatcaatcaatcaatcaatcaatcaaaataaaatttgtataagtcactatttcttccattttaacgtgtacagttcatttttagtacattcacaatgctgtacagccatttcctctacctaattccagaatcttttcatct
The sequence above is a segment of the Saimiri boliviensis isolate mSaiBol1 chromosome 2, mSaiBol1.pri, whole genome shotgun sequence genome. Coding sequences within it:
- the LOC141583666 gene encoding phospholipid phosphatase 2-like isoform X2 — protein: MAVVYKVLGTFLFGAAVSQSLTYLAKYTIGHLHPNFLAICDPEWSWVNCSVYVQLQSVCRGNAAGVIEARYFRTARRGCTSAEKLSKSICAELCRHQRAHEPTPDQLPSEVPEDFLGAGRRWCQLSLVH
- the LOC141583666 gene encoding phospholipid phosphatase 2-like isoform X1; its protein translation is MAVVYKVLGTFLFGAAVSQSLTYLAKYTIGHLHPNFLAICDPEWSWVNCSVYVQLQSVCRGNAAGVIEARYFRTARRGCTSAEKLSKSICAELCRHQRAHEPTPDQLPSEVPEDFLGAGRRWCQLSLVHWPNV